AGGTCGCGATAACCGTTGACGCAGGCGCATCTTCTTTGAAAAGTGCGCGCTCTGAATTGCGACGCAAAGCACTCATCCCGGGCCAGCCAGGAAGTTCGGCTGCTGCGGCTGCAATTTCAGCGCTTGGCACACCGCTTATGCCAGAAGTTGCTATCGACCACGTCAAAATCTGGCGGTCGAGCGAGCCTTTTGTCATGCCGTTACGATAGGCGATCGCGCCAACGACATCGCGAGAGTAGAGCGCGTCGAGGCCGGTTTTCAGAGTTCCACTGATCGCAGCAGGGTTCTCAACGCGATTGAATGACGAAGTAATAACCGGGTCCGGCGTGGCAGGCCTCGCTTTTGGTGTGACCAGATTAATAGGGGATTCATGTGTAGCCGCAGGGGCGAATGGGCGCGCAAGCGGAGTTGGAATCTCGGTCGGCAAAGATGATTGCGCATAGGCCGCGCCTAGCTGTCCCGCGAAAAGCGAGGTAGCAATAACCAATCTGCCCGAGCTGAGCATTCTTTGCTTTAGTGACATATCCAAATTTTTCTTACGCATGATCTAACGCGAATAAAATACGTTTGTGTGAGCAGACTATTTTTTGAATCTGGCTTTTATAAGCCTGATTGCGGACTAGGTTTGCCTGGCAAAGACTATGATCCCGATGCATGAAGTATTGGTTAATAAAGAGTTATATTACACTTTGATAGCAAATTGCCTGTCATGCTGTGCCCGAATGCGTCGGGGCTAGCCGTCTAAGCGAAGGCCGCTAAGTTTTTTCTTAAAACTGTCATTTGAAAGCAGATTTGCGCCGTCCCCCCGCTTGCCGGATTTCAAGTCCGAGATTATGGTGCATCGCCTTACAGTCATTCTGGTTTATTTCATGTCAGGATTATAACGTAAGGATCGTCTTTATTTCTCAGGAGTTCACTGATGCTGAAAGGCTCGATTACCGCACTTGTCACGCCATTCGATAGTGAAGGAGCGTTCGACGAGAAAGCCTTTCGTGACTTCGTGAACTGGCAGATTGAAGAAGGCACAAAAGGCCTCGTTCCTGTTGGTACCACTGGCGAAACCCCAACGCTTTCTCATGATGAGCATAAGCGCGTTATTGAGGTTTGCATCGAAGTTGCAGCTGGTCGTGTGCCGGTTATTGCAGGTGCAGGATCGAATAATACGGTTGAAGCGATCGAGCTTGCCCAGCATGCCGAAAAAGCGGGTGCGGATGCTGTTCTCGTCGTAACGCCTTATTATAATAAACCAAACCAGCGCGGTCTCTATGAGCACTTCTCGCGTGTTGCGCGTTCAATTTCTATCCCGCTCGTGATCTATAATATCCCGGGCCGCTCCATCATTGATATGACACCAGAGACAATGGGTGCGCTCGTGCGC
This genomic stretch from Brucella pseudogrignonensis harbors:
- the dapA gene encoding 4-hydroxy-tetrahydrodipicolinate synthase yields the protein MLKGSITALVTPFDSEGAFDEKAFRDFVNWQIEEGTKGLVPVGTTGETPTLSHDEHKRVIEVCIEVAAGRVPVIAGAGSNNTVEAIELAQHAEKAGADAVLVVTPYYNKPNQRGLYEHFSRVARSISIPLVIYNIPGRSIIDMTPETMGALVRDHKNIIGVKDATGKIERVSEQRLTCGKDFIQLSGEDATALGFNAHGGVGCISVTSNIAPRLCAEFQDACQAGDYAKALELQDHLMPLHKALFIEPNPSGPKYALSRLGRIENVLRSPMVTIEAATAQKIDEAMKHAGLVN